A window of the Plutella xylostella chromosome 11, ilPluXylo3.1, whole genome shotgun sequence genome harbors these coding sequences:
- the LOC105387928 gene encoding UDP-N-acetylhexosamine pyrophosphorylase-like protein 1, producing MSFDTLKKHLTVHGQEHLIKFWPELSENEREQLSEEINKLDLAEVNQIFRRSVEASKVIQQKADDDLKPIPDSHYESVPAMTREKVDEYEKIGFEEISDGKVGVLVLAGGQATRLGFGHPKGMYNVGLPSQKTLFQIQAERILRLQQMAAEKTGKHGKITWYIMASEHTKVPTAEFFKKHDHFGLNEEDIVYFEQGRLPCFDFDGKIFLDEKYHLSSAPDGNGGLYRALKTQGVLEDFTKRGVEHLHAHSVDNILIKVADPVLIGYCKSKNADCAAKVVQKSSPSEAVGVVCRVNGHYKVVEYSELTEEASERRNPDGRLTFSAGNICNHYFSAAFLRKICGYESKLKLHLANKKIPYVDDSGVRQKPTEPNGIKIEKFIFDVFEYAENFVCLEVARDVEFSAIKNADAVKKDCPSTAKEDLLRLHRKYIREAGGSIGDDVEVEISPLLSYGGENIKDLVENRVFTNSPFHLKSSIELPVQNGVNGKH from the coding sequence ATGTCTTTTGATACCCTAAAGAAGCACCTGACCGTTCACGGTCAAGAGCACCTTATCAAGTTCTGGCCGGAACTCAGCGAGAATGAGCGGGAACAACTTTCCGAGGAAATCAACAAGCTCGACTTGGCCGAAGTCAACCAAATCTTCAGGCGCTCGGTCGAAGCGAGCAAAGTGATACAACAGAAGGCTGACGATGACTTGAAGCCGATACCCGACTCGCACTACGAGTCCGTGCCCGCCATGACCAGAGAGAAGGTAGACGAGTACGAGAAAATCGGATTCGAAGAAATTTCTGATGGTAAAGTTGGAGTATTGGTACTGGCTGGAGGACAGGCCACTAGACTGGGGTTTGGACATCCAAAGGGCATGTACAATGTCGGCCTCCCGTCCCAGAAGACTCTGTTCCAAATTCAAGCTGAAAGAATTCTGCGGCTGCAGCAAATGGCAGCAGAGAAGACAGGTAAACACGGCAAAATAACCTGGTACATCATGGCTTCTGAACACACCAAGGTACCGACAGCAGAATTCTTTAAAAAGCATGACCACTTTGGACTGAATGAGGAGGATATTGTGTACTTTGAGCAGGGTAGATTGCCgtgttttgattttgatgGGAAAATCTTTTTGGATGAAAAATACCATTTATCATCAGCCCCAGACGGCAATGGAGGCTTGTACCGTGCCTTGAAGACGCAGGGAGTTCTTGAAGACTTCACCAAACGAGGCGTAGAGCATCTCCACGCACACTCCGTGGACAATATCCTCATCAAAGTGGCAGATCCAGTATTAATCGGTTACTGTAAAAGTAAGAATGCGGACTGTGCGGCCAAGGTAGTGCAGAAATCTTCACCGAGTGAAGCTGTTGGTGTTGTGTGCCGAGTCAACGGGCATTACAAGGTAGTAGAGTACTCTGAACTGACAGAGGAAGCGTCAGAGCGAAGAAACCCGGATGGACGGCTGACTTTCTCAGCTGGCAACATCTGCAATCACTACTTCTCAGCTGCTTTTCTACGAAAAATCTGTGGTTACGAGTCCAAACTGAAGCTCCACTTGGCAAACAAGAAGATACCTTACGTAGATGACAGTGGTGTCAGACAGAAGCCAACAGAACCCAATGGTATAAAGATAGAGAAGTTCATTTTTGATGTATTTGAATATGCTGAAAACTTTGTCTGTTTAGAAGTGGCAAGAGATGTGGAATTTTCTGCTATTAAAAATGCTGATGCGGTTAAGAAAGACTGTCCATCTACCGCCAAGGAGGACTTGCTGCGGTTGCACCGTAAGTACATCAGGGAGGCGGGAGGCAGTATCGGAGATGATGTGGAGGTGGAGATATCTCCACTCCTGTCGTACGGAGGAGAGAATATTAAAGACTTAGTCGAAAACAGAGTGTTCACAAATTCACCATTCCACTTGAAGAGTTCAATAGAATTGCCTGTTCAGAATGGTGTGAATGGGAAACATTGA